A DNA window from Mucilaginibacter xinganensis contains the following coding sequences:
- a CDS encoding 1-acyl-sn-glycerol-3-phosphate acyltransferase, producing MIIKAKPLPFTFIKWGSLFLMFFFRRRFNKMIIHPIDIKPNHSYVLMCNHFGFLDGFFSYYIAFKMLDKQQKLKGLYTMSVKKQMEKNWWLKYCGSFSVEPGTRSVKESLDYAAEILSSPGNILLYYPQGNLESQHIRHIEFKDGIYEIVKGIKGDCQLIWGSTVIEYYESTKPSANMSLLDCGTNHDFDFEALKQNVNAHHLKSMKNLVRFTKEPQNLM from the coding sequence ATGATAATAAAAGCCAAACCACTTCCTTTTACATTCATAAAATGGGGCTCGTTATTTCTGATGTTTTTTTTCAGGCGTCGATTTAACAAAATGATTATCCATCCTATCGATATAAAACCGAATCACTCTTATGTACTCATGTGCAACCACTTCGGCTTTTTAGATGGCTTTTTCTCCTATTACATTGCCTTTAAAATGCTTGATAAGCAGCAAAAATTAAAAGGGTTATATACCATGTCTGTAAAAAAGCAGATGGAGAAAAACTGGTGGCTAAAATATTGCGGCTCCTTTTCAGTAGAACCCGGAACCCGCTCTGTAAAAGAAAGCCTGGATTATGCTGCCGAAATTTTGAGCAGCCCGGGTAATATCCTGCTTTATTATCCGCAGGGCAACCTTGAATCGCAGCACATCAGGCATATTGAATTTAAAGACGGGATCTATGAAATTGTTAAAGGGATAAAGGGTGATTGCCAGTTAATTTGGGGAAGCACGGTAATTGAATATTATGAAAGCACTAAACCTTCAGCAAACATGAGTTTGTTAGATTGCGGAACTAATCATGATTTTGATTTTGAAGCGCTAAAGCAAAATGTAAATGCGCACCACCTGAAAAGTATGAAAAACTTGGTTCGGTTTACAAAGGAGCCCCAAAATTTAATGTGA
- a CDS encoding alpha/beta fold hydrolase — protein sequence MTDHYFENDLANLHYYKFGSGEQVMLSFHGYGMHGKQFKLLESNLGVKYTFIGFDLFFHKETKLKDQSLPAVKKGITKKEFADFILAFCKHENIKRFSVIGYSMGTHYATVVAEELGHLIDEFIIAAPSSLNPGKLIPFFSKNKTGNKILEKLVLNETTLIKMLKLFKRFRLIDAEAYKILYGEIGTAELRFNFYACFTYLRFFETDESRLLKALNDQNIKCIFIFGKRDKAFPPGIGREFIAKLKNAKVVVLNEGHEMIKRDFVTQLNGLLT from the coding sequence ATGACTGACCATTATTTTGAAAATGACCTGGCGAACCTGCACTATTATAAATTCGGTAGTGGCGAACAGGTTATGCTAAGTTTTCATGGTTATGGTATGCATGGTAAGCAATTTAAACTACTGGAATCTAATTTAGGCGTCAAATACACTTTCATAGGCTTCGACCTGTTTTTCCACAAGGAAACTAAGTTAAAAGATCAAAGCCTTCCTGCTGTAAAAAAAGGCATCACCAAGAAGGAGTTTGCCGATTTTATTCTTGCCTTTTGCAAACACGAAAACATTAAACGTTTTTCTGTGATCGGCTATTCAATGGGAACACATTATGCAACAGTAGTTGCCGAAGAACTTGGCCATTTAATTGATGAATTTATTATTGCGGCACCCTCGTCATTAAACCCGGGCAAACTGATCCCGTTTTTCAGCAAAAATAAAACCGGGAATAAAATCCTTGAGAAACTGGTGCTTAACGAAACTACGCTGATCAAGATGCTAAAGTTATTTAAACGGTTCAGGCTGATTGATGCTGAAGCTTATAAAATTTTATATGGCGAAATTGGCACTGCCGAACTAAGGTTTAATTTTTATGCCTGCTTTACCTATCTGCGCTTTTTTGAAACGGATGAATCACGGTTGCTGAAAGCGTTAAATGACCAAAACATAAAATGCATCTTTATATTTGGCAAACGCGACAAAGCTTTCCCGCCGGGCATCGGCAGGGAATTTATTGCCAAACTAAAAAATGCAAAAGTAGTTGTGTTAAATGAGGGACATGAAATGATTAAAAGGGATTTTGTAACACAGTTAAACGGGCTGTTGACATGA
- a CDS encoding holo-ACP synthase yields the protein MEKEIKKSLEELIPAQKFSAGNDIVFVPDFEKSFTESFKNKVYTANEMAYCDQFENSLLRYASTWAAKEAVYKAIKQIDPSALGPKKIEILRNKPVGRPLVKIHRESANFDIALSISHDGDYAWAIAFIEIL from the coding sequence ATGGAGAAGGAAATTAAAAAGTCGCTGGAAGAACTGATCCCTGCTCAAAAATTTTCGGCAGGAAACGATATTGTGTTTGTTCCGGACTTTGAAAAATCATTCACTGAATCTTTCAAAAACAAAGTTTACACGGCAAACGAGATGGCTTATTGCGATCAGTTTGAAAATTCGTTATTACGTTACGCCTCCACCTGGGCAGCAAAGGAAGCGGTTTACAAAGCCATAAAACAAATTGATCCTTCAGCATTAGGTCCAAAAAAAATCGAGATTCTTCGAAATAAGCCGGTGGGAAGGCCGCTGGTTAAAATTCACCGCGAATCTGCTAACTTTGATATTGCACTATCCATCTCGCATGACGGCGATTATGCCTGGGCTATTGCCTTTATTGAAATCCTGTAA
- a CDS encoding enoyl-ACP reductase FabI, translating to MIDNTNKVAVIFGVRNESSIAYDVAVKLHRSGCKVALSYVADTKNEVLYLMEQNGMDPKLSAEVDVRLEEEISAFMRMVYDTAGPIDYVLHGVAFGTQSVMCYSIPGSDAPPPSYIDIPFDDLMDAMNISAYSLLRVCRVAQPLLTKNASILTLTYNASQRVFPGYAGMAICKAALENIMIYLASHFRGTGVRVNAISAGLVMTTSSGGIFGVRKLRKMGKFTAPLGNIDSGDVGDAALYYFSDLSKRVTGNIHFVDGGFNIMGLGVDGEGN from the coding sequence ATGATTGACAATACAAATAAAGTTGCGGTAATATTCGGTGTAAGGAACGAGAGTTCCATTGCTTATGATGTAGCGGTTAAATTACATCGCTCAGGCTGTAAAGTGGCATTAAGCTATGTTGCTGACACAAAGAATGAGGTTTTGTACCTGATGGAACAAAACGGCATGGATCCAAAATTGTCGGCAGAAGTTGATGTGAGGCTGGAGGAAGAGATCAGTGCATTTATGCGTATGGTTTATGATACTGCAGGCCCAATAGATTATGTTTTGCATGGCGTAGCCTTTGGCACGCAGTCGGTTATGTGTTACAGCATCCCCGGCAGCGACGCACCCCCTCCCTCTTACATCGACATTCCTTTTGATGATCTGATGGACGCAATGAATATCAGTGCTTACTCATTGCTTAGGGTTTGCAGGGTAGCACAACCATTGTTGACAAAAAATGCGTCTATTTTGACGCTTACCTACAATGCATCGCAAAGGGTGTTCCCTGGTTATGCCGGGATGGCGATTTGTAAAGCGGCCTTAGAAAATATTATGATCTACCTCGCCAGCCACTTCAGGGGTACGGGCGTAAGGGTAAATGCTATTTCAGCAGGATTGGTGATGACAACTTCTTCCGGTGGAATTTTCGGCGTACGCAAGCTGCGCAAAATGGGGAAATTTACCGCGCCGCTTGGTAATATTGATTCGGGCGATGTAGGAGATGCCGCATTATATTACTTCTCTGATCTTTCAAAAAGAGTAACCGGTAATATTCATTTTGTTGATGGTGGCTTTAATATTATGGGACTTGGTGTGGATGGAGAAGGAAATTAA
- a CDS encoding beta-ketoacyl-[acyl-carrier-protein] synthase family protein, producing the protein MIVAGRKVAVVGMGGAFPTCTDLDDFDKKLFAGESLIRNWPKAMAYDKQIRSMVAGYITEPEMNLEAIHPVPETEYPETYVDLLGRIPDLNLATADLGCVWAMLGAQESIKMAGWSKSEVESEQTGVVIASGGGGNVISRHAWHAFYELGKKTRMAGSHTVDRAMSYREAANVSCLIRNKGVCESIISACATGLGNIGYAYRLIKFGLQDRAVTGGVEGTALETFIGFDAMQVLSKGFAPEQSSRPFDLKRNGFVCSFGAGIVALEEYEMAKARGANILGVIDEYFNNSDGDGNMFYPSYDGQKRLWKGLMAGGNIKPDVVKVHGTATPVGDILELISVVDTIGEEGYHISAPKSQFGHMLGAAGSVEFIASLLMLKNQKVLPCINSDELNPELENFQKKDGWEGSDKPAAAYRHLISPETVAKEINQIVCLNYGFGGTNSALAVSRDI; encoded by the coding sequence ATGATTGTAGCAGGCAGAAAAGTAGCAGTTGTTGGCATGGGCGGGGCTTTTCCAACCTGTACAGACCTGGATGATTTTGATAAAAAGTTATTTGCCGGCGAAAGCCTGATCCGCAATTGGCCCAAAGCAATGGCGTATGATAAGCAGATCCGTTCAATGGTGGCCGGTTATATTACCGAACCCGAAATGAACCTTGAAGCTATTCACCCCGTACCGGAGACTGAATATCCGGAAACTTATGTTGACCTGCTTGGCAGGATTCCGGATCTCAATCTTGCCACAGCCGATCTGGGCTGTGTATGGGCGATGTTAGGCGCACAGGAATCCATTAAAATGGCCGGGTGGTCAAAATCCGAAGTTGAATCAGAGCAAACTGGTGTGGTAATAGCATCAGGCGGCGGCGGCAACGTGATTTCGCGGCACGCATGGCATGCATTTTATGAGTTGGGCAAAAAAACCCGGATGGCCGGTTCACACACTGTTGACAGGGCCATGTCATACCGGGAGGCTGCAAACGTATCCTGCCTCATCCGCAATAAAGGTGTTTGCGAATCCATTATATCAGCCTGCGCTACCGGTCTTGGCAACATCGGTTATGCTTACCGGTTAATAAAATTTGGATTGCAGGATCGCGCCGTTACGGGAGGTGTTGAAGGTACGGCGCTTGAAACTTTTATTGGCTTTGACGCCATGCAGGTATTAAGCAAAGGGTTTGCACCTGAACAAAGCTCACGCCCTTTCGATTTAAAAAGAAACGGCTTTGTTTGCTCATTTGGGGCAGGCATTGTGGCGCTGGAAGAATATGAAATGGCCAAAGCACGCGGAGCAAACATTCTTGGTGTTATTGACGAATATTTCAACAATTCCGATGGTGACGGTAATATGTTCTACCCTTCGTACGATGGGCAGAAAAGACTATGGAAGGGATTAATGGCAGGCGGAAATATTAAGCCGGATGTTGTTAAAGTTCATGGTACCGCAACACCGGTGGGCGATATTTTAGAACTGATAAGCGTTGTTGATACCATCGGCGAAGAAGGCTATCATATTTCTGCACCAAAATCTCAATTCGGCCATATGCTTGGGGCAGCCGGATCCGTTGAATTCATCGCATCATTATTAATGCTAAAAAATCAAAAAGTACTGCCTTGCATAAATTCTGACGAATTAAATCCTGAATTGGAAAACTTTCAAAAGAAGGATGGCTGGGAAGGCTCAGACAAACCTGCGGCAGCTTACAGACACCTGATCTCGCCGGAAACCGTTGCAAAAGAAATTAACCAGATTGTTTGTTTAAATTATGGATTTGGTGGAACGAACAGTGCGTTAGCTGTTTCAAGGGATATATAA
- a CDS encoding acyl carrier protein gives MENERQEILEGLLEVLKTVRTIDPERLVGVTEETDFLTDLSTPSTELINIAAKVEQKFNIEFEDEDIDRMGSKVKDVIDLIIMVKERSK, from the coding sequence ATGGAAAACGAAAGACAAGAAATACTTGAGGGTTTATTGGAGGTATTAAAAACTGTACGAACAATTGATCCGGAAAGGTTAGTTGGCGTAACAGAAGAAACCGACTTTCTTACAGATTTGAGCACTCCGTCAACCGAATTGATAAATATTGCTGCAAAGGTTGAGCAAAAATTTAATATTGAATTTGAAGATGAAGATATTGACAGGATGGGCTCAAAAGTAAAAGATGTTATCGATTTGATAATAATGGTAAAAGAACGAAGCAAATAA
- a CDS encoding SDR family NAD(P)-dependent oxidoreductase, with amino-acid sequence MEKRKILITGASKGLGLAISQKLSGEYTLILHASKPESFTNIEPGNHILCADFSDPEAINSFCKQLKKEHGDLYGVINNAGVTYDKPLNYQPEREIDAMLNVNLKAPILICKTAMKIFSLTQQGVIINISSVVGESGNAFQSVYAATKAGLTALSRSLAQEAAATNTEHKIRVLSVSPGFIETDMTATIPEAIKQKYFNMIPAKRFGKVDDIADTVAFLLSDKASYINGTNIHVNGGLI; translated from the coding sequence ATGGAGAAAAGAAAAATATTAATAACCGGTGCCAGTAAAGGGTTAGGGCTGGCCATTTCCCAAAAGCTGTCAGGCGAATATACTCTGATATTACACGCATCAAAACCAGAAAGTTTCACAAATATTGAACCTGGAAATCATATTTTATGTGCTGATTTTTCTGATCCGGAAGCTATCAACAGCTTTTGCAAACAGTTAAAAAAAGAGCATGGCGACCTCTACGGTGTTATAAATAATGCAGGCGTAACCTATGATAAACCGCTGAACTATCAGCCCGAGCGTGAAATTGATGCCATGCTGAATGTAAATTTAAAAGCGCCCATCCTGATCTGTAAAACAGCTATGAAGATTTTTAGCCTTACACAGCAAGGTGTGATTATAAATATAAGTTCGGTAGTCGGCGAAAGTGGCAATGCATTCCAATCGGTGTACGCAGCCACCAAAGCTGGTTTAACAGCACTTTCACGATCATTGGCACAGGAAGCGGCGGCAACCAATACCGAGCATAAAATAAGAGTGCTTAGTGTATCGCCCGGTTTTATAGAGACCGATATGACCGCAACCATACCCGAAGCAATAAAACAAAAATACTTCAATATGATCCCGGCTAAAAGATTTGGAAAGGTTGATGATATAGCAGATACGGTTGCGTTCCTTTTATCAGACAAGGCATCATACATTAACGGAACAAATATCCACGTCAACGGCGGTTTAATATGA
- a CDS encoding MBL fold metallo-hydrolase translates to MLNKYLFINILYLFFLPFSGFSQSNKSFKIVPLGVKGGIDESNLSAYMVAAAGTDDYICLDAGTLNYGIEQAIRNKIFSIPAEQVLKRYIKGYFISHAHLDHVSGLIINSPEDTAKTIYGLSATLKTIKTHYFTWESWANFADEGEAPALKKYHYQILSPDSVTMVKNTGMSVKAFPLSHANLQSTAFLLKSNESYILYLGDVGPDEIEKSNNLHLLWEAIAPLLKSRKLKAIMIETSFPNEQPDKTLFGHLTPNWLMKEMEALAGLAGKDALKGFDLIVTHAKPPQVNINKLKAQLKAQNKLQLNLIFPEQGRRIDL, encoded by the coding sequence ATGCTAAATAAATATTTGTTTATCAATATTTTGTATTTGTTTTTTTTGCCGTTTTCAGGGTTTTCGCAAAGCAACAAATCGTTTAAGATTGTGCCGTTGGGCGTGAAAGGCGGTATTGATGAAAGTAATTTATCAGCTTACATGGTTGCTGCGGCAGGAACCGATGATTATATATGCCTTGATGCGGGTACCCTGAATTATGGGATTGAGCAGGCCATCCGAAATAAAATATTCAGCATACCCGCGGAACAGGTACTTAAAAGGTACATCAAGGGTTATTTTATTTCACATGCGCATTTAGACCATGTATCCGGATTGATCATAAATTCGCCGGAGGATACCGCTAAAACTATTTACGGGCTGTCAGCGACATTAAAAACAATTAAAACACATTATTTTACGTGGGAAAGCTGGGCTAATTTTGCAGATGAGGGTGAAGCTCCGGCTTTAAAGAAATATCATTACCAGATATTAAGTCCGGATAGCGTTACAATGGTTAAAAATACCGGGATGAGTGTAAAGGCGTTTCCGCTCAGTCACGCTAACCTCCAAAGTACCGCTTTTTTATTAAAAAGCAACGAATCCTATATTTTGTATTTAGGTGATGTTGGGCCGGACGAGATCGAAAAAAGCAATAACCTGCATCTTTTGTGGGAAGCCATTGCCCCGTTGTTAAAAAGCAGGAAGTTAAAGGCCATAATGATCGAAACCTCTTTCCCGAATGAGCAGCCTGATAAAACCCTTTTTGGACATTTAACGCCAAATTGGTTAATGAAGGAAATGGAAGCGCTTGCCGGTTTGGCCGGGAAAGATGCCCTTAAAGGTTTTGACTTGATTGTTACGCATGCAAAGCCACCACAAGTTAACATCAATAAACTTAAAGCCCAGCTGAAAGCTCAAAACAAGTTGCAGTTAAATTTAATATTTCCGGAACAGGGCAGAAGGATTGATTTATAA
- a CDS encoding GNAT family N-acetyltransferase → MAPTEIVYARELTLNADEFIDVLRRSSLGERRPVDDLERIKTMCQNADLIITARLNGKLVGVARSLTDFVFCTYLSDLAVDQSLQKQGIGTNLIKETKLQSPQAKLILLSAPAAVNYYPKTGMTRHEHCFYLDNVNDLKL, encoded by the coding sequence ATGGCGCCTACCGAGATAGTGTACGCAAGAGAGCTTACCTTAAATGCAGACGAATTCATTGATGTTTTAAGGCGGAGCTCACTGGGGGAGCGAAGGCCGGTTGATGATTTGGAGCGGATAAAAACAATGTGTCAAAATGCCGATTTGATTATTACGGCACGCCTCAACGGAAAGCTGGTTGGTGTTGCCCGGTCGTTAACTGATTTTGTATTTTGTACCTATTTATCGGACCTGGCGGTTGATCAAAGCCTGCAAAAACAGGGAATAGGTACAAACTTAATTAAGGAAACTAAACTACAATCGCCACAGGCAAAATTAATCCTGCTATCGGCTCCGGCTGCAGTAAATTATTACCCGAAAACGGGAATGACACGTCACGAACATTGTTTTTATTTGGATAATGTGAATGATCTGAAGTTGTAA
- a CDS encoding serine/threonine protein kinase has translation MSKVFTITKGLENMGALRTGGQGSVYKGRRIGPIITAVKLLPTPIHSESTEDKNYRNFLNEVEKLKKVNEIPNPNVVKILNSGITESGSFPFIEMEFIEGPDLEELLKPPHEKIFTIKEVIKLADQLACALSHCHKVGVKHGDIKSNNVKFNNNSGNYVLLDFGLSVMSDEQRRSSMRHAGAIEFMAPEQNEGKMLFQTDIYSYGVILYELLAGQVPFPLIDNGETARNNVMLAHLESPVPDLIKLRKQNFPDDWPTRELKVPEWLLQMIARCLEKSPEKRYANGTELHDVIADSSVKEIRVEVVKEIKAAAVPSAPVTVERAYLPMPQGMMQISQSVFAGLMILLVGCMAYSAYSLFRPAQTVVKPVTILPDTARINDSFRQAERQRIIDFRNKRRQTDSLTKDVIGDALKKDKNANPDSAKTDSTGN, from the coding sequence ATGAGTAAAGTATTTACAATAACAAAAGGGCTGGAGAATATGGGTGCGTTGCGTACCGGGGGGCAAGGGTCGGTTTACAAGGGCAGGCGGATAGGGCCGATAATCACTGCCGTTAAGTTACTGCCGACACCTATTCATAGTGAGAGCACCGAAGATAAAAACTACCGGAATTTTTTAAACGAGGTTGAGAAGCTTAAAAAAGTAAATGAGATACCGAATCCGAATGTTGTTAAAATATTAAATTCCGGTATTACCGAGAGCGGCTCATTTCCTTTTATCGAGATGGAGTTTATTGAGGGGCCTGACCTGGAGGAGCTTTTAAAACCACCCCACGAAAAGATTTTTACTATTAAAGAAGTAATAAAACTGGCCGATCAGCTGGCATGTGCGCTATCACATTGTCATAAAGTGGGGGTTAAACACGGGGATATCAAAAGCAATAATGTAAAGTTCAATAATAATTCAGGCAATTACGTATTGCTTGATTTTGGCCTATCGGTAATGTCAGACGAGCAGCGACGAAGCAGCATGCGGCACGCCGGGGCCATAGAATTTATGGCGCCGGAACAGAACGAAGGAAAAATGCTTTTCCAGACCGATATTTATAGTTACGGAGTTATTTTATATGAATTACTGGCCGGGCAAGTGCCGTTCCCTTTAATAGATAATGGAGAAACAGCAAGAAACAATGTAATGCTGGCTCACCTGGAATCTCCTGTTCCTGACCTCATTAAGCTACGTAAACAAAATTTTCCGGATGATTGGCCAACGCGCGAATTAAAGGTTCCGGAATGGCTGTTACAGATGATTGCGCGGTGTTTGGAAAAATCGCCGGAAAAACGATACGCTAACGGAACGGAACTTCACGACGTAATTGCTGATAGCAGCGTCAAAGAGATCAGGGTAGAGGTTGTAAAAGAAATTAAAGCAGCTGCGGTGCCATCGGCCCCAGTTACAGTTGAAAGGGCCTATTTACCTATGCCCCAGGGTATGATGCAAATTTCACAATCTGTATTTGCCGGGCTCATGATCTTACTGGTTGGCTGCATGGCCTATTCTGCTTATTCTTTATTTCGCCCGGCACAAACAGTGGTAAAACCGGTAACAATACTCCCGGATACTGCGCGGATAAATGACAGTTTCAGGCAGGCAGAACGCCAGCGGATAATTGATTTTAGAAATAAGCGCAGGCAAACTGATTCGCTGACAAAAGACGTAATTGGCGATGCGTTAAAAAAAGATAAAAATGCAAATCCGGACAGCGCCAAAACAGACTCAACAGGCAATTAA
- a CDS encoding PP2C family protein-serine/threonine phosphatase: protein MTDQYFGITDTGKVRQNNEDAFIARQSTDNRFIIACVIDGVGGYAGGEIAARLAREAILQRLENSSGDVISMIIDCFELANERIIEEKHLNKEYAQMSCVSTLALVDIINNQFYYAHVGDTRLYLLRDSSLVKISHDQSFVGFLEESGRLSEDEAMNHPKRNEINKALGFESHLGKNTDYIETGQSPFLSGDMLLLCSDGLTDMVGSADITGILTKSTSLKEKGKQLIDAANNNGGRDNVTVVLVHNDKVARQHAAKTVKREPVVTIEDNKTKVNSAPETEKEIVSPKSRNGLIGLLSLLVLVFLASSIYLYLQLKNQDTAAIKKQPIIDSPQTPDPQELKLQQAINNVKGKLLVLADTSYKNPIIITHAIEINKDTLLIKAKGKIVFKGESSYKGSAFKLSEKCKNIVLDSLNFTDFQTGVSLINGSLELKNVRFSNVQQSVQNQLNFAGSKYVNGKIPYLTMHMDSLPVTAKK, encoded by the coding sequence ATGACTGATCAATATTTCGGCATAACTGATACAGGCAAAGTACGGCAAAATAACGAAGATGCATTTATTGCCCGGCAAAGCACGGATAACCGTTTTATTATAGCCTGTGTAATAGACGGGGTAGGCGGATACGCCGGCGGGGAAATAGCCGCCAGACTGGCCCGTGAAGCTATCCTTCAACGCCTCGAAAATTCTTCTGGTGATGTTATTTCGATGATAATTGACTGTTTTGAACTGGCCAATGAACGCATTATTGAAGAAAAGCACCTGAATAAGGAGTACGCACAAATGAGCTGTGTATCAACCCTTGCACTGGTTGACATTATCAATAACCAATTTTATTATGCCCATGTGGGTGATACACGGTTGTACTTATTACGGGATAGTTCACTCGTGAAAATCTCGCACGATCAGTCATTTGTTGGCTTCCTGGAGGAATCAGGGCGGCTATCGGAAGATGAGGCAATGAATCACCCTAAAAGGAATGAGATCAATAAAGCGCTGGGTTTTGAAAGCCATTTAGGAAAAAATACAGATTATATTGAAACAGGCCAGTCGCCATTTTTATCCGGCGATATGCTGCTGTTGTGCAGTGATGGCTTAACTGATATGGTTGGCAGCGCCGACATAACCGGCATCCTTACAAAAAGTACTTCGCTGAAGGAAAAGGGCAAACAGTTAATTGATGCTGCCAATAATAACGGCGGCAGGGATAATGTAACTGTTGTACTGGTACATAATGATAAAGTGGCCCGGCAACACGCTGCAAAAACGGTTAAACGCGAACCGGTAGTAACTATTGAAGATAATAAAACTAAGGTAAATTCAGCACCTGAAACAGAAAAGGAAATAGTGTCTCCTAAGAGCAGGAACGGGCTGATCGGGCTGCTTTCATTACTGGTGCTGGTGTTTTTGGCCAGTAGCATTTATCTATATCTGCAGCTTAAAAACCAGGATACTGCCGCAATAAAAAAGCAGCCGATAATTGATAGTCCCCAAACTCCCGATCCGCAGGAGCTTAAACTGCAGCAAGCTATTAATAATGTTAAAGGAAAATTGCTGGTCCTTGCAGATACAAGTTATAAAAATCCCATTATTATTACTCATGCTATTGAAATTAATAAGGATACTTTGTTAATAAAGGCTAAAGGGAAAATTGTTTTTAAGGGAGAATCAAGCTATAAAGGATCAGCATTTAAGCTTTCTGAAAAGTGCAAAAACATAGTTTTGGATAGTCTTAACTTTACTGATTTTCAAACGGGTGTGTCATTAATTAATGGCTCGCTGGAATTAAAGAACGTACGTTTTTCAAATGTGCAGCAAAGCGTTCAAAATCAGCTGAATTTTGCTGGCAGCAAGTATGTTAACGGTAAAATACCTTATTTAACAATGCACATGGATTCCTTACCTGTAACCGCAAAAAAATAG